One Tachypleus tridentatus isolate NWPU-2018 chromosome 3, ASM421037v1, whole genome shotgun sequence DNA window includes the following coding sequences:
- the LOC143247834 gene encoding glutamate receptor 1-like: MIHFVYSFTTFIVALCPARVAEASTEKVPLGAIFTPGTSRLEAAFVYAVIQHNNASSKPRFKVHPVVERVDNDDPFEISRKFCQELNDGIFTFIAPTTEPVYDTLASYTNTFQMPFVSPFP; this comes from the exons atgattcacttcGTTTACAGTTTTACGACCTTTATTGTGGCCTTGTGTCCAGCACGTGTTGCTGAAGCCTCGACAGAAAAAGTGCCTTTAG GGGCTATTTTTACTCCTGGAACAAGCAGACTAGAGGCAGCTTTTGTTTACGCTGTTATTCAACACAACAATGCTAGCTCCAAACCCAGGTTCAAGGTTCATCCAGTGGTCGAGAGAGTGGATAACGATGACCCCTTTGAGATTTCCAGAaagt TTTGTCAGGAACTGAATGACGGAATATTTACCTTCATCGCACCGACAACAGAACCAGTCTACGATACACTGGCGTCCTACACCAATACTTTCCAGATGCCATTCGTCAGTCCCTTTCCCTGA